In the Sarcophilus harrisii chromosome 3, mSarHar1.11, whole genome shotgun sequence genome, one interval contains:
- the LOC105750035 gene encoding uncharacterized protein LOC105750035 isoform X2 has translation MDIQVATDTTSKLCIIREKMKEKRNGSLKIAKQNASLASKIKNKIINNSSIIKVSLKQNNKALALALNSEKLIGQRLTEDKKVLIKEIEAEMFMNARLRRTISYVNKILRELETHISAKLLCAIRESDPFIISEDIKIENLFIDDNTDKHRTSSPYGLTKSSLKDPTTDVEKKKQPENQESHNLENTSFSSPIPTSKCLEESRTTLRRSARNKENLVSYREPRLNCKLRRGDPFTDAVSLHSPINRKEEIMKNSKNTK, from the exons ATGGACATCCAAGTAGCTACTGATACGACCTCCAAGCTATGTATTATTAgagagaagatgaaggaaaaaagaaatggatcttTGAAAATTGCAAAACAGAATGCTTCTCTTGcatccaaaataaaaaataaaataataa ACAATTCTTCTATCATTAAGGTATCtttgaaacaaaacaacaaagctTTGGCCCTTGCCCTCAATTCTGAGAAGTTGATTGGTCAGAGGCTTACAGAAGACaagaaggttctgataaaagaaaTTGAGGCGGAGATGTTTATGAACGCCAGGCTCCGGAGAACCATTTCTTATGTG AATAAGATCCTCAGAGAATTGGAAACCCATATAAGTGCTAAACTTCTGTGTGCAATCAGAGAGAGTGATCCCTTTATA ATTTCAGAGGATATCAAGATAGAAAATTTGTTCATTGATGATAACACAGATAAGCACAGGACCAGCTCACCATATGG GTTAACCAAGTCATCACTGAAAGATCCAACTACTGATgtggaaaagaagaaacaacCAG AAAACCAAGAGTCACACAACCTGGAAAACACCAGCTTTTCTTCCCCTATTCCCACATCAAAATGCTTGGAAGAATCTAGAACTACCTTGAGACGTTcagcaagaaacaaagaaaatcttGTTAGCTACCGAGAGCCCCGACTCAATTG CAAATTGAGGCGTGGAGACCCATTCACAGATGCGGTGTCTCTTCATTCTccaataaacagaaaagaagaaataatgaaaaatagtaaaaacaCCAAGTAG
- the IDH1 gene encoding isocitrate dehydrogenase [NADP] cytoplasmic, translated as MSKKINGGSVVEMQGDEMTRVIWELIKDKLIFPYVNLDLHSYDLGMENRDATDDKVTIEAAEAIKKYNVGIKCATITPDEKRVEEFKLKKMWKSPNGTIRNILGGTVFREAIICKNIPRLVNGWVKPIIIGRHAYGDQYRATDFVVPGPGKVEITYTPSDGGEPMTYMVHDFEDCGGVAMGMYNLDHSIKDFAHSSFQMALSKGWPLYMSTKNTILKKYDGRFKDIFQEIYDKQYKSQFEAKKIWYEHRLIDDMVAQALKSEGGFVWACKNYDGDVQSDSIAQGYGSLGMMTSVLICPDGKTVESEAAHGTVTRHYRMHQKGQETSTNPIASIFAWTRGLAHRAKLDNNAELSKFATILEEVCIETIESGFMTKDLAACIKGLPNVQRSDYLNTFEFMDKLGENLKAKLSQAKL; from the exons CTATGACTTAGGAATGGAGAATCGTGATGCAACTGATGACAAGGTCACTATTGAAGCTGCAGAAGCTATTAAGAAATATAACGTGGGTATCAAATGTGCTACCATCACCCCTGACGAGAAGAGAGTTGAGGAgtttaaattgaagaaaatgtggaAATCACCAAACGGGACTATCCGAAATATCCTGGGTGGGACCGTTTTCAGGGAAGCAATCATCTGCAAAAACATCCCCAGGCTTGTGAATGGCTGGGTTAAACCAATCATTATCGGCCGTCATGCCTACGGGGATCAA TATAGAGCAACTGATTTTGTAGTTCCCGGACCTGGAAAAGTGGAAATAACCTATACACCAAGTGATGGGGGTGAACCTATGACATACATGGTCCATGATTTTGAAG ATTGTGGTGGTGTTGCCATGGGAATGTACAATCTTGACCATTCAATCAAGGACTTTGCACACAGTTCCTTCCAGATGGCTCTATCTAAAGGCTGGCCTCTGTACATGAGTACCAAAAACACTATCCTGAAGAAATACGATGGGCGTTTTAAAGACATCTTTCAGGAAATATATGACAA GCAATACAAATCCCAGTTTGAAGCCAAGAAGATATGGTATGAACACAGACTCATTGATGACATGGTAGCCCAAGCTCTGAAATCAGAGGGAGGCTTTGTCTGGGCCTGTAAGAATTATGATGGTGATGTGCAGTCTGACTCCATTGCACAAG GCTATGGATCTCTGGGAATGATGACTAGTGTACTGATCTGCCCAGATGGCAAGACAGTGGAATCAGAGGCTGCCCATGGTACCGTAACACGTCACTACCGCATGCATCAGAAAGGTCAAGAGACATCCACTAATCCAATTG ccTCCATTTTTGCCTGGACCAGAGGATTGGCTCACCGAGCTAAACTAGATAACAACGCAGAGCTCAGTAAATTTGCAACAATTTTGGAAGAAGTTTGTATTGAGACCATCGAATCTGGTTTCATGACCAAGGACTTAGCTGCCTGTATTAAAGGTTTACCCAA tGTGCAGCGATCTGACTACCTGAATACATTTGAATTCATGGACAAACTTGGAGAAAACCTGAAGGCCAAACTATCTCAGGCTAAACTTTAA
- the LOC105750035 gene encoding shugoshin 2-like isoform X1 gives MDIQVATDTTSKLCIIREKMKEKRNGSLKIAKQNASLASKIKNKIINNSSIIKVSLKQNNKALALALNSEKLIGQRLTEDKKVLIKEIEAEMFMNARLRRTISYVNKILRELETHISAKLLCAIRESDPFIISEDIKIENLFIDDNTDKHRTSSPYGLTKSSLKDPTTDVEKKKQPERMQVNAIQILESGVADVLSVRKDHESGGPCYENQSPFWGNITRRKKWASSSYLNCQTTAVNFETYMCSNRFSQWTTDPGSPAGEMNRQEASTFSWLSDPHCDSNNNTSLLEEAILSGRVSEEITCNKERSFNTNEQDRSVATLTKNQNKINDGADKDIASPLRSVKCVFMEQEVQDTVGIHPIKDLDNNSKRLSQNLITLRSSSKLALVSPMFPLEMDSLGENSILTNIGPPEDQLYQVSDRIRKCKQTYQGNKVCSKKQEKVAIPSSGKRRKTLSEKRIKGENQHRNSNCDLTYKSSRSVVKQLSQKNKVTDKMFSNEINKEIKQIGNRISADLHNTPSKINNYKEIKESEKIVINVDQEIPNTLRTLSMKVLQKMTHRPLKQEGRRIYDTKASDLRKLNQIPLESNLKPDSQEYMPMYKTKERQVKCSNIHPKKASSLNSKMETFNSDSKQSNIGDSLGRKKQGLKSHIGNSRIPILASYSVKPSLNNMCHASVKSKKDIQNNVNKKQIPSTVQVSATRNGTGSMTKAKQIVENVLSTKDQSDFGKKVVSETVSGEHESTEVVQVVQNEVHNRLSKTGRNFSQKATKKLVLNSSRSLELSCVTLTRKQPVRTSLVDFQVLEPHLINGRVLTTPPPGLESCQITKGGNSPSDPKDSWSMAVLPRDSSLSKKTPKKENQESHNLENTSFSSPIPTSKCLEESRTTLRRSARNKENLVSYREPRLNCKLRRGDPFTDAVSLHSPINRKEEIMKNSKNTK, from the exons ATGGACATCCAAGTAGCTACTGATACGACCTCCAAGCTATGTATTATTAgagagaagatgaaggaaaaaagaaatggatcttTGAAAATTGCAAAACAGAATGCTTCTCTTGcatccaaaataaaaaataaaataataa ACAATTCTTCTATCATTAAGGTATCtttgaaacaaaacaacaaagctTTGGCCCTTGCCCTCAATTCTGAGAAGTTGATTGGTCAGAGGCTTACAGAAGACaagaaggttctgataaaagaaaTTGAGGCGGAGATGTTTATGAACGCCAGGCTCCGGAGAACCATTTCTTATGTG AATAAGATCCTCAGAGAATTGGAAACCCATATAAGTGCTAAACTTCTGTGTGCAATCAGAGAGAGTGATCCCTTTATA ATTTCAGAGGATATCAAGATAGAAAATTTGTTCATTGATGATAACACAGATAAGCACAGGACCAGCTCACCATATGG GTTAACCAAGTCATCACTGAAAGATCCAACTACTGATgtggaaaagaagaaacaacCAG aaagGATGCAGGTGAATGCCATACAGATCTTGGAATCTGGAGTGGCTGATGTTTTATCTGTAAGGAAGGACCACGAGTCTGGGGGTCCCTGTTATGAAAATCAGTCACCGTTTTGGGGAAACATCACTCGGAGGAAGAAGTGGGCCTCTTCCTCTTACCTAAACTGTCAGACTACAGCTGTGAACTTTGAGACATACATGTGTTCAAATCGTTTTTCCCAGTGGACCACTGATCCTGGAAGTCCTGCGGGAGAGATGAATAGACAAGAAGCTTCCACCTTCTCTTGGCTCTCTGATCCCCATTGTGATTCCAACAATAATACCTCTCTACTAGAAGAAGCAATTCTTTCTGGGCGTGTCTCAGAGGAAATAACCTGTAATAAAGAAAGGTCTTTTAATACTAATGAGCAGGACAGATCAGTCGCAACCTTGACAAAGaaccaaaacaaaatcaatgatgGTGCTGATAAAGATATAGCTTCACCTTTGAGATCGGTGAAGTGTGTTTTTATGGAACAGGAGGTCCAAGACACAGTTGGAATACATCCTATTAAGGATTTAGACAATAATAGCAAAAGACTATCCCAGAATCTTATAACACTGAGATCCTCAAGTAAATTAGCACTTGTATCACCTATGTTTCCATTGGAGATGGATTCTTTGGGAGAAAACTCAATCCTTACAAATATTGGACCTCCTGAGGACCAGCTTTACCAAGTAAGTGACAGAATTAGAAAATGTAAGCAAACCTATCAGGGTAATAAGGTGTGttcaaaaaaacaagaaaaagtagCAATCCCTTCTtctgggaaaagaaggaaaactctTTCAGAAAAACGAATCAAGGGAGAAAACCAGCACAGAAATTCAAACTGTGATCTAACTTATAAATCTTCGCGATCTGTTGTAAAGCAATTATCTCAAAAGAATAAGGTCACAGATAAGAtgttttcaaatgagataaataaggaaataaaacagaTAGGAAACAGGATATCTGCTGACTTACACAACActccaagcaaaataaataactacaaagaaataaaagagtcagaaaagatagtgataaatgtggATCAGGAGATCCCAAATACACTGAGAACACTCAGTATGAAAGTTCTGCAGAAAATGACCCACAGACCTTTaaaacaggaaggaagaaggatttATGACACTAAAGCCAGTGACCTCAGAAAGTTAAATCAGATTCCATTGGAAAGCAACTTGAAGCCTGATTCTCAAGAATATATGCCTATGTACAAAACTAAAGAAAGACAAGTAAAATGTAGTAACATCCACCCAAAAAAGGCAAGCTCACTGAATAGTAAAATGGAAACTTTTAACTCAGACAGCAAACAAAGCAATATAGGGGATTCACTGGGCAGAAAGAAGCAAGGTCTGAAAAGCCACATAGGCAATTCTAGAATTCCTATCTTGGCTTCCTACTCTGTAAAACCAAGTTTAAATAACATGTGTCATGCTTCTGTTAAGAGTAAGAAGGACATCCAAAATAACGTAAATAAAAAACAGATACCATCAACTGTTCAGGTCAGTGCAACTAGGAATGGGACAGGATCAATgactaaagcaaaacaaatagtTGAAAATGTTCTTTCAACCAAAGACCAATCTGATTTTGGAAAGAAAGTTGTTTCTGAGACTGTTTCAGGAGAACATGAATCCACAGAAGTTGTACAGGTGGTACAGAATGAAGTACATAATCGCCTTTCTAAAACGGGAAGAAACTTCTCCCAGAAGGCCACCAAAAAATTGGTCCTGAATAGTTCTAGATCTTTGGAACTTTCCTGTGTGACCTTAACCCGAAAGCAACCTGTCAGGACTTCTTTAGTAGATTTCCAAGTTCTGGAACCTCATCTGATCAATGGCAGAGTTTTAACAACCCCTCCTCCTGGGCTGGAGAGTTGCCAAATCACAAAAGGAGGGAACTCTCCTTCTGATCCAAAAGATAGTTGGAGTATGGCAGTTCTTCCTAGAGATTCTTCTCTCAGtaaaaaaactccaaagaaag AAAACCAAGAGTCACACAACCTGGAAAACACCAGCTTTTCTTCCCCTATTCCCACATCAAAATGCTTGGAAGAATCTAGAACTACCTTGAGACGTTcagcaagaaacaaagaaaatcttGTTAGCTACCGAGAGCCCCGACTCAATTG CAAATTGAGGCGTGGAGACCCATTCACAGATGCGGTGTCTCTTCATTCTccaataaacagaaaagaagaaataatgaaaaatagtaaaaacaCCAAGTAG